A single window of Oreochromis aureus strain Israel breed Guangdong linkage group 5, ZZ_aureus, whole genome shotgun sequence DNA harbors:
- the uba3 gene encoding NEDD8-activating enzyme E1 catalytic subunit isoform X1, with product MAETDEPEKKRRRVVELTEKMLVDGDAGSTSDWDDRWNHIKKFLERSGPFMHPDFEPSTESLQFMLETCKILVIGAGGLGCELLKNLALSGFRNIHVVDMDNIDVSNLNRQFLFRAKDVGRPKADVAADFINSRVPGCCVIPYFKKIQDLDETFYRQFHIIVCGLDSIVARRWMNGMLLSLLVYEDGVLDPSSIIPLIDGGTEGFKGNARVILPGMTACIDCTLELYPPQINFPMCTIASMPRLPEHCIEYVRILQWPKEMPFGDDMALDGDDPEHIQWVYQKSLERAAEFSITGVTYRLTQGVVKRIIPAVASTNAAIAAACATEVFKIASSAYLPLNNYMVFNDVDGLYTYTFEAERKENCSACSQVPSDLHFSPSSKLQEVLDYLTESTSLQMKSPAITTTMDGKNKTLYLQSVASIEQRTRPNLTKTLKELGLADGQELAVADVTTPQTVLFKLCFTS from the exons ATGGCGGAGACGGACGAGCC GGAGAAGAAAAGAAGGAGAGTAGTGGAGCTGACTGAGAA GATGTTGGTGGATGGAGACGCTGGAAGCACCTCTGATTGGGATGACCGTTGGAACCATATCAAGAAGTTTTTGGAAAGATCAGGTCCATTCATGCATCCTGACTTTGAACCTAGCACAGAG TCCTTGCAGTTTATGTTAGAAACCTGCAAAATCTTGGTCATTGGTGCTGGTGGTTTGGGATGTGAGCTGCTAAAAAACctg GCCTTATCAGGCTTTCGCAACATTCATGTTGTTGACATGGACAACATTGATGTTTCCAACCTAAATCGACAGTTCCTCTTCAG AGCTAAAGATGTAGGTCGGCCCAAGGCGGATGTTgctgctgactttataaacagCCGTGTGCCTGGATGCTGTGTAATCCC CTATTTTAAAAAGATTCAAGACTTAGATGAAACATTCTACAGAC AATTCCATATAATTGTGTGTGGATTGGACTCTATTGTGGCGAGGAGGTGGATGAATGGTATGCTG ctatCTTTGCTGGTGTATGAAGATGGTGTCTTAGATCCATCATCCATCATTCCTCTGATTGATGGTGGGACTGAAGGCTTTAAAGGCAATGCCAGAGTCATTCTCCCTGGCATGACAGCCTGCATTGACTGCACACTTGAACTTTACCCTCCCCAG ATCAACTTCCCCATGTGTACAATAGCCTCAATGCCTCGTCTGCCAGAACATTGCATTGAGTACGTGCGAATATTGCAATGGCCGAAAGAGATGCCCTTTGGAG ATGACATGGCTCTGGATGGAGATGACCCAGAACACATCCAGTGGGTGTACCAGAAATCTCTGGAGAGGGCAGCAGAGTTCAGCATAACAGGAGTCACATATAGACTAACACAGG GGGTTGTTAAGAGGATAATCCCTGCTGTAGCATCCACAAATGCTGCCATTGCTG CTGCTTGTGCAACTGAGGTTTTCAAAATAGCATCAAG TGCATATTTACCTCTGAATAATTACATGGTCTTCAATGATGTTGACGGCCTGTACACATACACCTTTGAAGCCGAAAGGAAG GAAAACTGTTCAGCTTGCAGCCAAGTACCTTCGGACCTACACTTTTCTCCATCTTCCAAACTCCAGGAGGTGTTGGACTACCTGACCGAGAGCACCTCCCT ACAAATGAAATCACCTGCCATAACAACAACGATGGATGGAAAGAATAAGACTTTATATTTACAG TCGGTTGCTTCCATTGAACAGAGGACGCGGCCAAATTTGACCAAAACCCTGAAGG AGCTGGGGCTGGCTGACGGACAAGAGCTGGCTGTAGCTGATGTCACCACACCTCAGACTGTGTTGTTCAAACTCTGCTTTACCTCATGA
- the uba3 gene encoding NEDD8-activating enzyme E1 catalytic subunit isoform X2, whose protein sequence is MAETDEPMLVDGDAGSTSDWDDRWNHIKKFLERSGPFMHPDFEPSTESLQFMLETCKILVIGAGGLGCELLKNLALSGFRNIHVVDMDNIDVSNLNRQFLFRAKDVGRPKADVAADFINSRVPGCCVIPYFKKIQDLDETFYRQFHIIVCGLDSIVARRWMNGMLLSLLVYEDGVLDPSSIIPLIDGGTEGFKGNARVILPGMTACIDCTLELYPPQINFPMCTIASMPRLPEHCIEYVRILQWPKEMPFGDDMALDGDDPEHIQWVYQKSLERAAEFSITGVTYRLTQGVVKRIIPAVASTNAAIAAACATEVFKIASSAYLPLNNYMVFNDVDGLYTYTFEAERKENCSACSQVPSDLHFSPSSKLQEVLDYLTESTSLQMKSPAITTTMDGKNKTLYLQSVASIEQRTRPNLTKTLKELGLADGQELAVADVTTPQTVLFKLCFTS, encoded by the exons ATGGCGGAGACGGACGAGCC GATGTTGGTGGATGGAGACGCTGGAAGCACCTCTGATTGGGATGACCGTTGGAACCATATCAAGAAGTTTTTGGAAAGATCAGGTCCATTCATGCATCCTGACTTTGAACCTAGCACAGAG TCCTTGCAGTTTATGTTAGAAACCTGCAAAATCTTGGTCATTGGTGCTGGTGGTTTGGGATGTGAGCTGCTAAAAAACctg GCCTTATCAGGCTTTCGCAACATTCATGTTGTTGACATGGACAACATTGATGTTTCCAACCTAAATCGACAGTTCCTCTTCAG AGCTAAAGATGTAGGTCGGCCCAAGGCGGATGTTgctgctgactttataaacagCCGTGTGCCTGGATGCTGTGTAATCCC CTATTTTAAAAAGATTCAAGACTTAGATGAAACATTCTACAGAC AATTCCATATAATTGTGTGTGGATTGGACTCTATTGTGGCGAGGAGGTGGATGAATGGTATGCTG ctatCTTTGCTGGTGTATGAAGATGGTGTCTTAGATCCATCATCCATCATTCCTCTGATTGATGGTGGGACTGAAGGCTTTAAAGGCAATGCCAGAGTCATTCTCCCTGGCATGACAGCCTGCATTGACTGCACACTTGAACTTTACCCTCCCCAG ATCAACTTCCCCATGTGTACAATAGCCTCAATGCCTCGTCTGCCAGAACATTGCATTGAGTACGTGCGAATATTGCAATGGCCGAAAGAGATGCCCTTTGGAG ATGACATGGCTCTGGATGGAGATGACCCAGAACACATCCAGTGGGTGTACCAGAAATCTCTGGAGAGGGCAGCAGAGTTCAGCATAACAGGAGTCACATATAGACTAACACAGG GGGTTGTTAAGAGGATAATCCCTGCTGTAGCATCCACAAATGCTGCCATTGCTG CTGCTTGTGCAACTGAGGTTTTCAAAATAGCATCAAG TGCATATTTACCTCTGAATAATTACATGGTCTTCAATGATGTTGACGGCCTGTACACATACACCTTTGAAGCCGAAAGGAAG GAAAACTGTTCAGCTTGCAGCCAAGTACCTTCGGACCTACACTTTTCTCCATCTTCCAAACTCCAGGAGGTGTTGGACTACCTGACCGAGAGCACCTCCCT ACAAATGAAATCACCTGCCATAACAACAACGATGGATGGAAAGAATAAGACTTTATATTTACAG TCGGTTGCTTCCATTGAACAGAGGACGCGGCCAAATTTGACCAAAACCCTGAAGG AGCTGGGGCTGGCTGACGGACAAGAGCTGGCTGTAGCTGATGTCACCACACCTCAGACTGTGTTGTTCAAACTCTGCTTTACCTCATGA